One genomic segment of uncultured Desulfobacter sp. includes these proteins:
- a CDS encoding HAD-IIB family hydrolase produces MPNSNKTLVFTDLDGTLLDHDTYGFEPALSAIAMLAQKNIPLILNSSKTLVEILKIRSALGNCHPFIAENGSVVAVPEQIFPDLARKDPLFQPQSGLLVRRLGGDRKAVLDILNRLRQTHGFSFEGFADMNPARLSQVTGLTENQAMQAGQRLSTEPVLWQDTPEQWEAFAGLLADAGLGWVQGGRFISISRPFDKKDGVACLLDLYTEGMGNVPFTIGLGDSPNDQAMLDMMDIAVVIRSARCDQIKLNRPQTIIRTTARGPEGWQEAMNTIFKT; encoded by the coding sequence ATGCCAAATAGCAACAAAACACTTGTGTTTACAGATCTTGACGGCACACTTCTGGATCATGACACCTATGGTTTTGAACCGGCACTATCGGCTATAGCCATGCTTGCCCAAAAAAATATCCCCCTCATCCTTAATTCCAGCAAAACCCTGGTTGAAATACTTAAAATTCGCAGCGCTCTTGGCAATTGCCACCCTTTTATTGCGGAAAACGGCTCTGTGGTGGCGGTGCCTGAACAGATATTTCCCGACCTTGCCCGCAAAGATCCTTTATTTCAGCCCCAATCCGGACTTCTGGTCAGACGGCTTGGGGGTGACAGGAAAGCGGTTTTAGACATATTAAACCGTCTGCGGCAGACACATGGTTTTTCCTTTGAAGGCTTTGCAGACATGAACCCTGCCCGGCTTTCCCAGGTAACAGGGCTTACGGAAAATCAGGCCATGCAGGCGGGGCAGCGCCTGAGTACAGAGCCCGTTCTCTGGCAGGATACCCCTGAACAGTGGGAGGCGTTTGCCGGACTTCTTGCAGACGCCGGCCTTGGCTGGGTCCAGGGAGGACGGTTTATTTCCATATCCCGGCCCTTTGATAAAAAGGACGGGGTGGCCTGTCTGCTGGATCTTTATACCGAAGGCATGGGCAATGTTCCCTTCACCATTGGTCTTGGGGACAGCCCCAATGACCAGGCCATGCTGGATATGATGGACATTGCGGTTGTGATCCGTTCAGCCCGCTGTGATCAGATTAAACTGAACCGGCCCCAAACCATTATTCGCACCACGGCCAGGGGGCCTGAAGGGTGGCAGGAAGCCATGAACACTATTTTCAAAACATAA
- a CDS encoding alpha-amylase family glycosyl hydrolase yields the protein MNNITLKTPACLLDKAKAHLRIIYPGLDTDTLARKAITVFEPIHDSLDDSCVSAPPLWSEKDIALITYGNSLVEEEHRPLKTLDRFLEEFTHDRFSIVHILPFFPYSSDDGFAVMDYYTVNPSLGDWADIRKIAGRCRLMADLVVNHTSSRSWWFENFKKGVHPGKDYYVTVDPKSDLSQVIRPRTTPLLREVATPDGPRYVWCTFSHDQVDLDFKNPDVLMEFLSIIRHYLDNGVQVFRLDAVAFLWKDACTTCLHLGQTHKIIKLMRTLIQAHDPRAIIITETNVPARENLSYFGIGDEAQVIYNFPLPPFLLNTMVTGNSKGITDWLKTMPDNMESTTYLNFIASHDGIGLRPVEDYFSRQEMTQLIDLMKAFGGRISTRALNDYKDNPYEINISLWDAMKGTIHCREDNFQAERFLCAHTIMLGLKGIPAIYIHSLLGTENDYDRRENLQSNRAVNRHIWNYPDLRKKLTNPDNRHHQVFFTLCALMDKRKQQPAFHPDAGQITFNINRKIVAFQRRPNEESNAPALLCIHNITDQAVTIPQKDLPEQWQQAGVDLIQEKTVQLDTGLNLAPYQSMWITMTKKPKL from the coding sequence ATGAACAATATCACCCTTAAGACTCCAGCCTGCCTGCTTGACAAAGCCAAGGCTCATCTTAGAATCATTTACCCCGGGTTGGATACAGACACCCTGGCCCGGAAGGCCATTACCGTTTTCGAACCTATTCATGATTCCCTGGATGACAGCTGTGTTTCAGCCCCCCCCCTGTGGTCTGAAAAGGACATTGCCCTGATCACTTACGGCAATTCTCTTGTGGAAGAAGAGCACCGGCCCTTAAAAACCCTTGACCGGTTTCTGGAAGAATTTACCCATGACCGGTTCTCCATTGTCCATATCCTGCCCTTTTTTCCCTATTCCTCGGATGACGGGTTTGCGGTCATGGATTATTACACGGTGAACCCGAGCCTGGGGGACTGGGCGGATATCCGGAAAATTGCCGGGCGCTGTCGGCTTATGGCCGATCTTGTGGTCAATCATACCTCATCCCGGAGCTGGTGGTTTGAAAATTTCAAAAAAGGTGTCCATCCGGGAAAGGATTATTATGTGACCGTGGACCCGAAAAGTGATCTGTCCCAGGTGATCCGGCCCCGGACAACGCCCTTGCTGCGGGAGGTGGCCACACCGGACGGACCCCGGTACGTCTGGTGCACCTTCAGCCATGACCAGGTGGACCTGGATTTTAAAAACCCGGACGTCCTCATGGAATTTTTATCCATTATCCGCCATTACCTGGATAACGGGGTACAAGTATTCCGGCTGGATGCCGTAGCCTTTCTGTGGAAAGATGCCTGCACCACCTGTCTGCACCTGGGTCAGACCCATAAAATTATCAAACTCATGCGCACCCTGATTCAGGCCCACGACCCCAGGGCCATCATTATCACGGAAACCAATGTGCCGGCCCGGGAAAATCTGTCCTATTTCGGCATAGGCGACGAAGCCCAGGTGATTTACAATTTTCCGTTGCCCCCGTTTTTGCTCAACACCATGGTCACAGGCAACAGCAAAGGAATTACAGACTGGCTGAAAACCATGCCCGACAACATGGAAAGCACCACCTACCTCAACTTTATCGCTTCCCACGACGGCATTGGATTACGGCCGGTGGAAGACTATTTTTCCCGCCAGGAGATGACACAACTCATCGATCTGATGAAGGCATTTGGCGGCAGGATCTCCACCCGGGCGCTCAATGACTACAAGGACAACCCCTACGAGATTAATATCAGCCTCTGGGATGCCATGAAAGGAACAATTCACTGCAGGGAAGATAATTTCCAGGCCGAACGATTTCTCTGTGCCCACACCATTATGTTGGGTCTCAAGGGCATCCCGGCCATTTATATCCACAGTCTGCTGGGCACGGAAAATGATTATGACCGCAGGGAAAATTTGCAGTCCAACCGGGCCGTCAACCGCCATATCTGGAACTATCCAGATCTGCGTAAAAAACTGACCAACCCCGACAACCGCCATCATCAGGTATTCTTTACCCTTTGCGCCCTCATGGACAAAAGAAAACAGCAACCGGCCTTTCACCCGGATGCCGGGCAGATCACCTTTAACATAAACCGAAAGATTGTGGCATTCCAGCGCAGGCCGAACGAAGAAAGCAACGCCCCTGCCCTGTTATGCATTCACAACATCACAGACCAAGCCGTCACCATTCCCCAAAAAGATCTGCCCGAACAGTGGCAACAGGCAGGTGTGGATCTGATCCAGGAAAAGACCGTACAGCTTGACACGGGATTGAATCTTGCCCCTTACCAGTCCATGTGGATCACAATGACAAAAAAACCAAAACTTTGA
- a CDS encoding CGGC domain-containing protein codes for MTKVGIIRCEKNENRCPMTNCFKTMIETTQGFAGYDACMPAGVFTCRCPGDNVADLAKILKSKGAQAIHLCTCTFASKTQDGWDKTKGGFCPDIEKIAANISQASGLPCTLGTAHLPRDYTPVTFE; via the coding sequence ATGACAAAAGTAGGGATTATCCGGTGCGAAAAAAATGAAAATAGATGCCCTATGACCAATTGTTTTAAAACAATGATCGAAACCACTCAGGGGTTTGCCGGTTATGATGCCTGCATGCCGGCAGGTGTCTTTACCTGTCGGTGCCCCGGAGACAATGTGGCGGACTTGGCAAAAATCCTTAAATCAAAAGGAGCACAGGCTATCCATCTGTGCACCTGTACATTTGCGTCTAAAACCCAGGATGGCTGGGATAAGACCAAAGGCGGATTCTGTCCAGACATTGAAAAGATCGCGGCCAATATCTCCCAGGCCTCGGGCCTTCCCTGCACCCTGGGAACAGCCCACCTGCCCAGGGATTATACCCCGGTCACCTTTGAGTAA
- the ispF gene encoding 2-C-methyl-D-erythritol 2,4-cyclodiphosphate synthase yields MQIRVGTGTDVHELVAGPRLVIGGVEIDHSMGLKGHSDADVLLHAVCDALLGAAGLGDIGEHFPDTDPTYKGMDSTRFLHICKGKIQEKGFMVVNLDCTIFAQAPKMSPHKKAMAACIANVLELSPDCVNIKATTTEHLGFIGRKQGIAAQATVLLYQNKG; encoded by the coding sequence ATGCAGATAAGGGTAGGCACAGGAACTGATGTCCATGAACTGGTGGCCGGACCCAGGTTGGTCATTGGGGGGGTCGAGATCGACCATTCCATGGGTTTGAAAGGACATTCAGACGCAGATGTATTGCTTCATGCCGTTTGTGACGCCCTTTTAGGGGCTGCGGGTTTGGGTGATATCGGGGAACACTTTCCGGATACGGATCCGACATATAAAGGCATGGACTCCACCCGGTTCCTGCACATATGCAAAGGGAAAATTCAAGAGAAAGGATTTATGGTCGTCAATCTGGACTGCACCATTTTTGCCCAGGCCCCGAAGATGAGTCCCCATAAAAAGGCCATGGCCGCCTGTATTGCCAATGTCCTGGAATTGTCCCCTGACTGTGTGAATATTAAGGCCACCACCACCGAACATCTGGGATTTATCGGCAGAAAACAGGGCATTGCAGCCCAGGCCACGGTGTTGCTGTATCAAAATAAAGGATAA
- a CDS encoding glycosyl transferase — MGDFHQNGIITILHNLSRQPVEVLESQLNKFSKKRPLGLVLPSLFSELEGPALAHIVEELAKVTYLDQIVIGLDRATEDQYRHALKFFSRLPQHHRILWNDGPRLKAIDKKLAQMELAPTEPGKGRNVWYCFGYVLASGLVDAVALHDCDILTYERSLLARLIYPVAHPDFTYKFCKGYYARFTESKVNGRVSRLLVSPLLSTLKKICSSSESLDYLESFRYPLAGEFSMDTDVLEDLRMPTDWGLEVGILYEMKRNYSLNRICQVDIADTYDHKHQPLSLENVDAGLSKMSIDIAKAIFKKLATEGEVFTAETFRTIKATYYRQALDFVEIYHNDALMNGLNLDRHKEEKAVELFAENILAAGNNFLEEPNITPFIPAWNRIKSAFTDIMDELKDAVEKDYEQYHP, encoded by the coding sequence ATGGGCGATTTTCATCAAAACGGTATTATCACCATATTACACAACCTCTCCCGGCAGCCGGTAGAAGTGCTGGAATCCCAGCTCAATAAATTTTCAAAAAAACGGCCTCTGGGTCTGGTGCTGCCCTCTCTTTTTTCCGAACTTGAGGGACCGGCCCTGGCCCATATTGTGGAAGAACTTGCCAAGGTCACCTATCTGGATCAAATTGTTATCGGTCTGGACCGGGCCACCGAAGACCAGTACCGGCATGCATTAAAATTTTTTTCCCGACTGCCCCAGCACCACCGCATCCTTTGGAACGACGGGCCGAGATTAAAGGCCATTGACAAAAAACTGGCACAGATGGAACTGGCACCCACAGAACCGGGCAAGGGCAGAAACGTCTGGTATTGTTTTGGATATGTGCTGGCTTCCGGGCTGGTAGATGCCGTAGCGTTGCATGACTGCGACATTTTAACCTATGAACGCTCCCTTCTGGCCCGGCTGATCTATCCTGTGGCCCATCCCGACTTTACCTATAAATTCTGCAAGGGCTATTATGCGCGGTTCACCGAATCCAAAGTCAATGGCCGGGTGAGCCGGCTTCTGGTATCACCCTTGTTATCCACTTTGAAAAAAATATGTTCATCATCCGAATCCCTGGATTATCTGGAGAGCTTCAGGTATCCTTTGGCCGGTGAATTTTCCATGGACACCGATGTACTTGAAGACTTACGGATGCCCACGGACTGGGGGCTTGAGGTGGGTATCTTGTACGAAATGAAACGCAATTACAGTCTTAACCGAATCTGCCAGGTTGACATTGCCGACACCTATGATCATAAGCACCAGCCATTAAGTCTTGAAAATGTGGATGCAGGGCTCTCCAAAATGAGCATTGACATTGCCAAAGCCATCTTTAAAAAACTGGCCACAGAAGGTGAGGTTTTTACCGCTGAAACCTTCCGGACCATTAAGGCCACCTATTACCGCCAGGCCCTTGATTTTGTAGAAATCTACCACAATGATGCATTAATGAACGGACTGAACCTGGACCGCCACAAGGAAGAAAAGGCCGTGGAACTGTTTGCTGAAAATATCCTGGCCGCCGGGAATAATTTCCTTGAAGAACCCAATATAACGCCGTTTATCCCGGCCTGGAACCGGATTAAATCTGCGTTTACCGACATTATGGATGAATTAAAAGACGCGGTTGAAAAAGACTATGAACAATATCACCCTTAA
- a CDS encoding ABC transporter ATP-binding protein/permease, giving the protein MTPSDISGFSRLDLNLWKEYLDIAQEFWLPQSLKSRTRFIALLCLLMAFVASLLFLFVTVTTTATHSFAPDFVTQTAPGLMDWIQGIIHSRLIWILVAGFLIPALVFSLYSKKLKGFFLPWGILGILLLLSFTVSGLNVVISYVGRFFQTALAQKDQPTFWRFLYVYASVFVIGTPIVVVYSYIRKKLGLFWREWITTGFIDNYLKNRAYYALTTSKEIDNPDQRLAEDLKEFTVTSLSFLLIILGAVIDLVAFTGILWSISKLLSGILFVYAFCGTLITIFIGKRLVGLNYNQLRKEADFRYGLIHIRDNAESIAFYQGEQGEKEQIFKRFKAALKNFNFLIGWQRNLDFFTTGYNYLVIILPAMIVAPMYFAGKVEFGEISQASFAFGQVLGAFSIIVQYFDSISAFAAGINRVSTFKERLFTASGSKTLENGLERTRIQRVAKETIRMQDLTLQTPDYKRTLIQDLSLDLDRGGSILIMGHSGAGKSSLLRGIAGLWASGSGTIEHPPADKIMFLPQKPYMVLGSLREQLQYPSGTHLDDDQIKEIMEAVNLTDLYQKMQRATGDNSFIDAENNWEEMLSQGEQQRLAFARLLTTKPEFAILDEATSALDVDNEKALYKTLSRLDITYISVGHRPTLKAYHDKILFIQGDGGWEIQETLDNRNFE; this is encoded by the coding sequence ATGACGCCCAGCGACATCTCCGGCTTTTCAAGACTGGATCTCAACCTATGGAAAGAATACCTGGACATTGCCCAGGAATTCTGGCTTCCCCAAAGCCTTAAAAGCAGAACACGTTTTATTGCCTTGCTGTGTCTTTTAATGGCTTTTGTGGCGTCTCTGCTTTTTTTGTTCGTTACCGTCACCACAACGGCCACCCACAGTTTTGCCCCTGATTTTGTTACCCAAACCGCGCCGGGCTTGATGGATTGGATCCAGGGCATTATCCACTCCCGGCTGATCTGGATTCTGGTTGCCGGGTTTCTTATTCCGGCCCTGGTCTTTTCCCTGTACTCAAAAAAACTGAAAGGGTTCTTTTTGCCCTGGGGCATACTTGGAATTCTTCTTTTGCTCTCATTTACGGTTTCCGGGCTTAATGTGGTGATCAGCTATGTGGGCCGGTTTTTCCAGACCGCACTTGCCCAGAAGGACCAGCCCACATTCTGGCGGTTTCTTTATGTGTATGCCTCGGTGTTTGTAATCGGAACCCCCATTGTGGTTGTTTACTCATACATCAGGAAAAAACTGGGGCTGTTCTGGCGGGAATGGATCACCACCGGCTTCATTGACAATTATCTTAAGAACCGTGCTTACTATGCCCTGACCACCAGCAAGGAAATCGACAACCCGGACCAACGACTGGCAGAGGATTTAAAAGAGTTCACGGTGACCAGTTTAAGTTTTCTTCTTATCATTCTCGGTGCCGTTATCGACCTTGTGGCCTTTACTGGCATTCTGTGGTCCATTTCCAAGCTTTTGTCCGGTATCCTTTTCGTGTATGCATTCTGCGGCACTCTGATCACCATATTCATCGGCAAGCGTCTGGTGGGACTCAATTACAATCAGCTGCGCAAAGAAGCCGATTTCAGGTATGGCCTGATCCACATCCGGGACAATGCCGAATCCATTGCATTCTACCAGGGCGAGCAAGGGGAAAAGGAACAGATATTCAAGCGGTTCAAGGCCGCGCTGAAAAATTTTAATTTTCTAATCGGCTGGCAGCGAAACCTGGACTTTTTCACCACCGGCTACAATTACCTGGTCATTATCCTGCCGGCCATGATTGTGGCCCCCATGTATTTTGCAGGCAAAGTGGAATTCGGCGAAATCTCCCAGGCCTCATTTGCCTTTGGCCAGGTGTTGGGTGCCTTTTCCATTATTGTCCAGTATTTTGACAGCATAAGTGCCTTTGCCGCCGGTATTAACCGTGTATCCACATTCAAGGAGCGACTCTTCACGGCATCCGGATCAAAAACGTTAGAAAACGGCTTGGAACGGACCCGGATTCAACGTGTTGCCAAAGAGACCATCCGGATGCAAGACCTTACCCTGCAAACCCCTGATTATAAACGCACCCTGATCCAGGACCTGAGCCTTGACCTTGACAGGGGCGGAAGTATCCTGATCATGGGTCATTCAGGCGCAGGTAAAAGTTCCCTGCTCCGGGGCATCGCAGGACTCTGGGCCTCGGGCTCCGGCACCATTGAACACCCGCCGGCGGACAAAATCATGTTCCTGCCCCAAAAACCGTATATGGTGCTGGGCAGCCTGCGAGAACAGCTCCAGTATCCCAGCGGGACCCACTTGGACGACGACCAAATCAAAGAAATCATGGAGGCGGTCAATCTTACAGACCTGTACCAAAAAATGCAGCGGGCAACCGGGGACAACTCTTTTATAGATGCGGAAAATAACTGGGAAGAAATGCTTTCCCAGGGAGAACAGCAGCGACTGGCCTTTGCAAGACTTTTGACCACAAAACCTGAGTTTGCCATCCTGGATGAAGCCACCTCCGCCTTGGACGTGGACAATGAGAAGGCCCTGTACAAAACCTTGTCACGACTTGATATCACTTACATCAGCGTGGGCCACCGCCCGACCTTGAAGGCCTATCACGATAAAATTCTGTTCATACAAGGGGACGGCGGATGGGAGATCCAGGAGACGTTAGATAACCGAAATTTCGAGTAA
- a CDS encoding ion channel, with protein MLRVFMQNKYTILLCLVLFNVISAPFFLESVHRVLFFNTTFSLIILTAVLSVVGDKKLPQVTSIALMLPCLFFVWYAYFYILEEHMLMASSVVQALFLAYISLLILLFIFRAPVVTRDVVSAALVVYLFLSMFFAKLYLMLELVYPGSFSLSHETICDNPGLLSYFSMVTLSTLGYGDLSPVNDKSQTLAGMEAIFGQIYLAVLIARLVGMQGVSAGTFSKK; from the coding sequence ATGCTGCGCGTTTTCATGCAAAATAAATACACTATTCTTTTATGCCTTGTGCTTTTCAATGTCATTTCTGCCCCGTTTTTTTTAGAGTCTGTGCACCGCGTGCTTTTTTTTAACACTACTTTTTCATTGATTATACTCACGGCTGTGCTTTCCGTGGTAGGCGACAAAAAACTGCCACAGGTCACTTCCATTGCGTTGATGCTGCCTTGTTTGTTTTTTGTCTGGTATGCATATTTTTATATCCTTGAAGAACATATGCTAATGGCCTCTAGCGTGGTTCAGGCCTTGTTTTTGGCCTATATATCTTTGCTTATTCTCTTGTTTATTTTCCGGGCCCCCGTCGTGACCCGGGACGTGGTGTCGGCAGCCCTGGTCGTCTATCTGTTTTTATCCATGTTTTTTGCCAAATTGTATCTGATGTTGGAATTGGTATACCCTGGGTCGTTTTCCCTTTCCCATGAAACCATCTGTGATAATCCAGGGCTTTTAAGTTACTTTTCCATGGTAACCTTGTCCACATTGGGATATGGGGATTTATCCCCTGTTAACGATAAGTCCCAGACCCTGGCAGGCATGGAGGCCATATTCGGCCAGATTTATCTGGCTGTTCTCATTGCCCGGCTGGTGGGTATGCAGGGTGTATCTGCCGGTACTTTTTCAAAAAAATAG
- a CDS encoding NifB/NifX family molybdenum-iron cluster-binding protein codes for MKVAISAYGQDLDAEINPRFGRCDFLLIVDTDTMAYESFANESMNLGGGAGIQTASFVISKGIQAVLTGSCGPNAMEVFNSAGVAVYPGQAGTVAQAVNRLKNNELTNVTQATAEEKSGMNSGTAPQRPMADPNSRTPGMGAGRGMGGGGRGMGGGGGQGMGGRGGGGRGMGGGGGRGMGGGGGQGMGGRR; via the coding sequence ATGAAAGTAGCAATCAGTGCATACGGCCAGGACCTGGATGCTGAGATCAATCCCAGGTTTGGCAGGTGTGATTTCCTTTTGATCGTTGATACAGATACCATGGCATATGAAAGCTTTGCCAATGAAAGCATGAACTTGGGTGGAGGTGCCGGTATCCAAACCGCCTCCTTTGTGATTTCCAAAGGTATTCAGGCCGTTTTAACGGGCAGTTGCGGTCCCAATGCCATGGAGGTTTTTAATTCCGCCGGAGTGGCTGTGTATCCAGGACAGGCAGGTACCGTGGCCCAGGCCGTGAACCGGCTGAAAAACAATGAATTGACAAATGTGACCCAGGCTACAGCTGAAGAAAAGTCAGGCATGAATTCTGGAACTGCCCCCCAAAGACCCATGGCAGACCCAAATTCCCGGACCCCAGGCATGGGTGCAGGCCGAGGCATGGGCGGCGGAGGTAGAGGTATGGGCGGCGGCGGAGGCCAAGGTATGGGCGGCAGAGGCGGTGGCGGCCGAGGTATGGGCGGCGGTGGCGGCCGAGGCATGGGTGGCGGTGGCGGCCAAGGCATGGGCGGACGACGTTAG